ttaaatattgtatatattgttgagatatttctctattttgaaAATGATATTAACATCTACCTTCTGTAATGGGACACAGCGGGCCCTTCGGATAATTCCTCAAAACTCGATTCATTGTTCTCAATAGCGGACTAGGCTCGCAGCCGCATTTGTTTCTGAAGTCGTCCAGATCTAAAGCCCAAAGCATACCACCGCCGAGATCAAGTTTCTTGATCAGTTCTGCCTTCAGTTTGATTTGTTGAGCGTCGTCGAAGCCTACCCACTGATCACCTTTGTAAGCATAAGGGCCGATTCTTCTGTCTTTATCCTGAACGACTGTCCATCCTTTCTTCAACGTTCTTTCACATATCTGTCagaaaaccaaaaaaatagatatttatttactcctggaataaatatacatcttttaggatattaaaaattaataactttttatttgcagttatTTAATGCTGTTAATTAATGcagagataatattttcttatatgcattttattagaaacttatttgatgattttttaatatttaattcaatttttatttttcaatatttcttttttagacATGAATTTACCTCGTAATATGACAAGAAGCCTCCTAATCTAGTCGCCTCTCCAGGTTCGCCCCCGCTATAGGTTGGCGCGTTTAATCCGTGTACATTTCTCTCCGCAAGTGAAAATGATTGGCCGTACAATGGAGCACCCATGATCAACTTTTTCGGATTTGCACCTTTCTCTATCCAATAATGGATCGAAAAGTTCTAGTAACAAAGAActaagtatttataaaatttccaatattattagtataatttCCATGCTAAATAATTCTCGAAGTTAAGCTTACGGTATTAAAGGTCGGTTCCCAGTCATTCGGTAAAGAATACAGCGGTGCTACGTGGCCAGTCTTTTTGTCCCATTGACCATGGAAGTCGTACATCATCACGGATATCCAGTCCAGGTATTTGGACAGGATGGGAACGTCGTATCCCGCGTCAATCACCATCTTGCTTCGCGATACGGCTGCGGAGAGAAGTAATCCTCGAGGCTTGAACTCGTTGCTCAGTTCCTTCACCAGCTCAGCGAAGCTTTGCTTATCAGACTCCGGGCCCTTGTTGCAGTCCACTTGCCAGCATACCGGATAATCCCAATCGAGATCGAGACCTTCGAAACCATACTTCTCGATGAAGTCAAGAACTTGCGTGATAAATCTTCGCCTAGCCGGCGGCGAGTTTACAAGTCTACTGTATTTGGCCGAATCGGTCGAATCGTACCAGCCTCCCAGTGATATCAGCACCTTCAGACCCTTTGCCTTGAACGTCGTCACTTTTTCGTAAAACTTGTTGTTTATATCAGACCAGGGATCGTTGGATTTCATCGTTAAGCTGCTACCGTCGAGGTGGGAGAATGCGTAAAGCACATGAGTACAGAGATCGGAATCTATATCTTCCGGTACGAATCTCTCTGGCCGATACCAGGCCCAGTTAGTGAAATAGCAGATGACTTTGAACTCGCCGGAATTGTTGTGTGAAACGCGATCCACTGTTGTAGTTGTCTGTATCGCCTTCGTGGGCTTGTAGTAACCGGATAACGGGGATACCTTGTCGGGGTCTATAATCGCCGGTTCGAGATGACATATAACGTTTGCTTCATGTCGcgcttgcaaaataaaaaattttccagaTAGACAATTACCTTCGATCGATGAGGTAATTTCCGGGGAGACCGATGCGTCTGATTGATGAGTGAAATGTACAGTTATGGGCACTACAATAGCTAGAAGTATTAAAGTTATAACGCACGATAAAACCTCATGTTTCCACGTCCAGAGCCATTGTatcactaaaataattataaaaagctgTATTAGAACTTTATTTCACGAGCTACTTATTAATACCTTTTGATGAAATTCATACACAATTATTATGACGGGTAGCACATGTGTACGGAAGgagtattataattacattaagtCTTTCACGTAAAGcataattcttataattctTGTTTGGTATCAATTTTCCGTTATTCTATTCACAATCGAGTAAAGAATTTGCGGCATGCAATATCTCGCCAATCTATGTCAGACAGcgtgacatatatataaaagagctatttttatctctctctctctctctatatatatatacatatatatatatatatatatatatatatatatatatactgtgagataaaaatagctcttttatatttagctttaattctTGTGGCGCAACTAAAGTGtaacaattttcaatctaAAATATCGTCgatattaaaactatattcTGGAATAGTTGTGAAAAGACCGTTAGTCGAAGAAGTTAATGAtatttgtaacattaaaattacttttaaaaattgttgcaGTTTGAATGGTTCTCTGATAACATTATCATAATTCACGTAAGAGAAGAAATGGCTATTCTTCCGAAAACCTTCATGCTCTAACAGGTCAACGTTTGTAAATAGctgtttcttttatacatgtactaaaaagaagaaattatcgaAATTACGTCAAAATAGATAAAGATTGTACATCATTGATTCTTATCGCATTGTTATCGCAAAACTATCAGTATTATCTACCTAGAGATGATTAGTCAAATCGACGTCAATGCACCGATGAATGATTAATGTCGAAtactgatttatatttttttcgtctGGATGTGGAGCCAGATGAAAGACAATAGAtatcttacaaaaatatttgcaattgaCGTAAAAACAACTATGATGAGATCGGAGATGCCAAAGATATGAATCAGTATTTGACATCGACTATTTATCAATGCGTCGATATCGAATTGACGTCGATTCGACTAATCATTTCTGACTACCCAGCCAAATCAAATTctctttgttttatatgtaaacATTTCAACACTTTGTGTTGCTTTATTACGTACCCACGTATGTTTACATGTACCACGAAATGTTTACGTATAAAACAAAGAGAATTTGATTCTATGATGTCTTTGAATTTATCAGATTAAAATCAGTGTCCGCAAGTAATCATTGCGTtctactaatatatataaaatttttaagatgaATATTGATTCgttctttaatatttagatacacaacatatttattacacacgTTTTCAAACTATATAGGTTTGAAAGAGTTgaaagtatattttcttttatcaggAAAGACATTAAAGTAATATGTCTTGTTAcgataatatcgataaaaaatatttacattatatatgttcaaTTTATAGCATATTTAGCATATTTGCACTATAATGCAATTTAGCGGGtcgcgatttattattttttatataaaactgtatcttatataaaattgtcgtTACCCTAAGATCCAGAAACTTATAAAAGATCTGTTATTCTTTTTAGTTATCCGGCGATTTTATGCTTAaacatatctatgtatactTACGTAAAGAAAgaagtatatgtattatagaaAAACTAAAAGCAACGGGTTTGTTGCGTTGCACGATTAACTATtacctttatttaatttagtattttGCGGAAAAATGCATCCGTTTGGAGCTCCGTTGTTCTTGTTCGTCGACAAATTCGAGGTATTGTCGGAGACGCTGGCGTCAAGTTTACTCGCATCTTGAGTCGGACTAGAATTCGCGTAAACAACATGGTTTACATGAATGGTAACAGGACCATTGTAGTTGACCTCATTACCCAGATGCACATAGCTCGAATCCTTCACGCGGACGTTACTGAAATTCGACGATTCGGGGTTCGGAAGGGCGATGTA
The Temnothorax longispinosus isolate EJ_2023e chromosome 7, Tlon_JGU_v1, whole genome shotgun sequence DNA segment above includes these coding regions:
- the LOC139816678 gene encoding probable chitinase 10, with the translated sequence MDIATLVQQQHQTLDGNHQGQKEQDHVNGTVVSAEGHAVDRFCGEAGCSAKEISVVAPDNDSVGDSSTQCSDVINDDHEEEETDVEESGAGGWIMNPPVSTIVQQHQAFDTTNGYIALPNPESSNFSNVRVKDSSYVHLGNEVNYNGPVTIHVNHVVYANSSPTQDASKLDASVSDNTSNLSTNKNNGAPNGCIFPQNTKLNKVIQWLWTWKHEVLSCVITLILLAIVVPITVHFTHQSDASVSPEITSSIEDPDKVSPLSGYYKPTKAIQTTTTVDRVSHNNSGEFKVICYFTNWAWYRPERFVPEDIDSDLCTHVLYAFSHLDGSSLTMKSNDPWSDINNKFYEKVTTFKAKGLKVLISLGGWYDSTDSAKYSRLVNSPPARRRFITQVLDFIEKYGFEGLDLDWDYPVCWQVDCNKGPESDKQSFAELVKELSNEFKPRGLLLSAAVSRSKMVIDAGYDVPILSKYLDWISVMMYDFHGQWDKKTGHVAPLYSLPNDWEPTFNTNFSIHYWIEKGANPKKLIMGAPLYGQSFSLAERNVHGLNAPTYSGGEPGEATRLGGFLSYYEICERTLKKGWTVVQDKDRRIGPYAYKGDQWVGFDDAQQIKLKAELIKKLDLGGGMLWALDLDDFRNKCGCEPSPLLRTMNRVLRNYPKGPLCPITEGAVVIDVSQTDIESITTIPQNVQYTNPLHRQDIGETDIGDETDIGETRAP